The sequence CTACGCCGACTCCGCCTACTCTCGCGCGGACATCTCCAGCAATGACAGCGACGTGGTGGAGGTTCCCGTGACACCGGTGACCCCGCCAAGACAAAAGACGCGTCTTTGCCGTCAGAGGAGTTTGGGGAACGATGAGCGGGTCCAATCTTCGCCCACTCAGCTCAAGCGCAGGAAGCGCCCCGCCTTGCCCCGCCCCCCACGTCACCGCCTGACACGAAGTGTGAAAAAGGACGCGGTGGGAATTTACTACGAGAGCTGCGACTCTGACAGCGTAATGACGTACGCGTTGTGCTCGTCCGGCTCCGACGAcgctcgtcctcctcctccgtcgCAGGCAGAGGCGGAGCCTCGGCCTGAGCACCAGAGGCCGCTCGCCACCCGCAGACGCAAACAGGCGGAAGGAAGGAGGCGGGCCCACAAAGCCAGCAGGACGAAGACGGCCGTGACCAGAAGAGGACGGAGCCGACCAGCCGCACCTTCCCTCTTCCCGCCACCGGAGGCGCTCTTCAAAGTCCGACAGTCCAAAAGGAAGCGAACAACGACTTCGGACATCTTCCACCCTTTTGTGCGCATGCGCCGCCATCTTTGCACGGTGGTCAACCAGCAGGAAGACGCGCTCACGCAGGACGCACGGCAGAAAAAGGCCTCCGTCTCGTCTTCCGGCTTCGTTCCCaagacttcctgtttccatctGGCTCGCCACGCTGCCGCCGATCCCGCCACGCCCCTCTGCTGCCTGTGCGGTCACGTGACCAACGCCCAAGGCCTCGGCGACCTCCACGGACCCTACTATCTCGACCACGCCCCCTCACCCAGCTGCGACCAAGGCGAGCGTTGGATCCACGCGGACTGCGGCGTCTGGAGCGCCGGCGTCTTCCTGGTGGGGGGGAAGCTGTACGGCTTGGAGGAGGCGGCCAGCGTCACACGCCGCACTGTCAGTCGGGGTCCAATGGCGTCTGCTCGCTGTGTCATCACTCCGTGACTccatgctacttcctgtttcaggtGTGCTCGGCGTGCCAGCGATCTGGCGCCATCATGGGATGCTCCCAGAAAGGATGCACGCGCAGCTACCACTACACCTGCGCACGACACTCAGGTAGCCTCCGCGCACGTGGGTGTGCACGTGGGTGCGCACGTGGGTGTGTCTGACCagcgcgtgtgtgcgtgtgtttagGTTGCATCCTAAACGAAGACAACCTGTCCATGAGGTGTGGCCTGCATCACATGACCCGACATCAACGTCACCAACAGGTCAGCAGGTTTTGCTTCTCATGGCTGCTGTGACGACCTTTGACCTTCAAGTGTCATCTCCGTCAGAGCTAGTCGTGGCGGTCCGTCAGTTGACGTCGACCACAACGGAGGAGCCCACTCAGCCTTTTCGAGGGACGTCAGAGGGTCACGTGACACAGGAGCGATGACCACGGCCATCCCAAAGTAATCAGATTACTGGAGTAACTAAGAGTGGCCAAGGTCCGCCTTTTCATGTGTCAATCTTTTTCTTCCAGAACATTccaccgaccccccccccacccagggGGGGCAGCCTTTGGACCACGCCTTCTGCCTTGTGATGTCATTGAGGGTGGCGTGAGCTCAGGACAAACTTCCTGGTAAACATGTGACCTTTTTGTTTATGTTCAGGTGGAGAATAGAATACTTCCTGCAACTTCTGACTGCCTTCGCTTTAGTTCCAGGTGCCACCAGGGTCCCAACATGGAGGCCAGCCGCTCGGACTCGGCGGACGCCGCCCCTTGTTAGTCACATGCCGTGGCGGCGATCGGCAGTCATGCTAGTCACAGCTCAGCCGAACATGAAGCATCTTTGAATTGttgatgtttaaaataaaagtttCACCATTTACATGTGCAGGGCGTAGTGCTGCAAGCTGCCACAGGGGGGCGCCACATGACATGACATCTCTTTGAACGGTATTCGGTAGTATGAGCCTTCCTTTGGTCAGCCGCTTTAGTTCACCTCAAACGTGACCAAGATTTTAGTCTTATTTTCATGTATGTTAGACACGTGTGCccctgcgcacacacacacacacacaaacacacacacacactagtggtCAGATGCCACAGTCTATAAATACAtagatatattttatgtttatatataaaaCAGGCTTGTGGCGTGCGGACACACCCGGGCCCTCCGCCCACATTCCTGGTGACCACAGCAGGGCGCTGCCACATGGACACAACAAGTCAAAGACAAAGTAAGTTTTATTTCCCTGTAGAAGAAGAACTGTATGAATATTCCACGTGAGAAAATAGTTTCTAAGTAGAAAACGGGAAAAGGAGTGTAAGCATATCAAAGACTGACATGAGTTTGGAGGACTTTTCATGCAGGACTacgttttgttttctttggtgtgtgtgtgagaaacaggaagtgtgaggaagcaggcttgacttcctgttcagcatTTGGAGAGGGAGTTCTTGTTGGCGTCCATGTTGGCCACTAAGAGTCTCAGCGAGTCTCCTGAGGAGCGAATCAGCTCTCGGCCGCTGTGGAGGAAAGGTGAGGTGAGTGCAAGGAGAGCTTGGTGGGGGCACCATGGGGGCACCATGGGGGTGGCGTACTTACACGCTGTACTCCAAACCCACCAAGCTGACCCCATTCACCGCCAGAATCCGATCTCCCGTCTTGAGTCGTCGACACAGCGCGGCAGGAGACTCGGGAACCAGAGACTTGACGTAGATTCCGCTCATCCTCAGCGCCGTCTTCTGCTCCAAGACACAAAAAGTTGAAACAGCGGAAGGCGTGTGATTGGCCGGAAGGCGTGTGATTGGCCGGAAGGCGTGTGATTGGACGGAGCGGCGTGACGTCGTACCGTGCCGTCTACGAGCGCCAGGCCCAGGCCGTGGGGTCCTCTGTGGATCTCCACGGTGAACACGTCTTCCCGCCCGTCATCTTCTCCTGCAGGACAAAGGCAGCCTAAATATCCGTGGTACTCAGCATCTGTTAGTCCTTGCAGTACTTCCTCCCCTCTGCAGGGGGCAACATCGAGGGTCACGTCCCACAAAGAGGAAGCATTCCAACAGTAGCGTCTAACGGAGAACAATGCAACGGGGGTGCCCGTGTTTCCAGGAATGTAACCCGCGGTCTGTAATTCTTGGCTGGGATGAGGTGCGGCCTGCAAAGCATCATGGGAGCACCACGCTCCACCGACGCGTCATCCCTGATCATCCCTGATGGAAGCCAATGGAACTCCTCCTTCCACCCCGCCTGTGCGcccgtgtgcgtgtgcacgtgtagCTTACCAGCACCCTGCTGAGACTCCGCCTCCTGCTGTGCGCCCTGGGGGGTGTCGGGCCGTGTCAGGACGCAGGAGGGGTCCAGATGGAGGTTCTTGTGGTGGTCCTTTGGGCTGTCAACTTGCAGACTCTTCAGGTTATGGATCAGGGCCTCCTGGCTGCTGCTCAGGTCACCGTGACAACCAGGGGTCTCAGTGGACGTGGCCTGAGAGGGGGTGTCCCGGTCCCGGCGGGTTCCGCTGTGTGATGAGAGTGTCTGAGGAGGAGATCCTCCAGTCAGGACCTCCTGGCCCTGACCTATGACCTCTCTCAGACGGGCCAGCTGCTCCAGGAGGGCGGGGTCACGGCTGCCGCTGCCCGGGTCCAGAACAAAGGTTCTGCTGGGCAGGATGAGCGGGGGGTGCTGCTCAAAGTTCTCCAGGATGTCTGCTGCACACAATGAGCTCAGCATGACTCAGCACTTTATGCCGAGGAACCTTGGTGCAACAATGGAGGCCAAATAGGCGTGGTCATCGTGTTGGAAGCGGTCGGTCCGTACCGCCATCACACTCACCCGTCCTGGCCGCCTCCTCGGCGTGGTCCGGTCCAGGATCCCACCTGCCGGGGGGGTTCTTCCCAGTGCTGTACTGGCTCAGCAGATGCTGAAGCTGGGCCGCGTTTAGCGAGGAAAACTCCGCCCTCAGAGACGACCACGACGCCTGCCAACACCAA comes from Doryrhamphus excisus isolate RoL2022-K1 chromosome 15, RoL_Dexc_1.0, whole genome shotgun sequence and encodes:
- the LOC131102863 gene encoding retinoic acid-induced protein 1-like isoform X2, with product MDLSKGFSVVPRSHAPIRDLAKKPEWYHRRPASPHVHAACRSRAALRPDDGAGAEPGSYANATLGPGLYRDGVHGDLWCSGFYGPGDGDSSGEEDSDSSSDVIVLVSTSKQPLLCSSFVADGVRRTLEPLSPARGCCRRTELPSSPSPDSSSSSESSDSSADIPPHHARPVVLLSDLCAAYADSAYSRADISSNDSDVVEVPVTPVTPPRQKTRLCRQRSLGNDERVQSSPTQLKRRKRPALPRPPRHRLTRSVKKDAVGIYYESCDSDSVMTYALCSSGSDDARPPPPSQAEAEPRPEHQRPLATRRRKQAEGRRRAHKASRTKTAVTRRGRSRPAAPSLFPPPEALFKVRQSKRKRTTTSDIFHPFVRMRRHLCTVVNQQEDALTQDARQKKASVSSSGFVPKTSCFHLARHAAADPATPLCCLCGHVTNAQGLGDLHGPYYLDHAPSPSCDQGERWIHADCGVWSAGVFLVGGKLYGLEEAASVTRRTVCSACQRSGAIMGCSQKGCTRSYHYTCARHSGCILNEDNLSMRCGLHHMTRHQRHQQS
- the LOC131102863 gene encoding retinoic acid-induced protein 1-like isoform X1, producing MDLSKGFSVVPRSHAPIRDLAKKPEWYHRRPASPHVHAACRSRAALRPDDGAGAEPGSYANATLGPGLYRDGVHGDLWCSGFYGPGDGDSSGEEDSDSSSDVIVLVSTSKQPLLCSSFVADGVRRTLEPLSPARGCCRRTELPSSPSPDSSSSSESSDSSADIPPHHARPVVLLSDLCAAYADSAYSRADISSNDSDVVEVPVTPVTPPRQKTRLCRQRSLGNDERVQSSPTQLKRRKRPALPRPPRHRLTRSVKKDAVGIYYESCDSDSVMTYALCSSGSDDARPPPPSQAEAEPRPEHQRPLATRRRKQAEGRRRAHKASRTKTAVTRRGRSRPAAPSLFPPPEALFKVRQSKRKRTTTSDIFHPFVRMRRHLCTVVNQQEDALTQDARQKKASVSSSGFVPKTSCFHLARHAAADPATPLCCLCGHVTNAQGLGDLHGPYYLDHAPSPSCDQGERWIHADCGVWSAGVFLVGGKLYGLEEAASVTRRTVCSACQRSGAIMGCSQKGCTRSYHYTCARHSGCILNEDNLSMRCGLHHMTRHQRHQQVSRFCFSWLL